The Ciconia boyciana chromosome 15, ASM3463844v1, whole genome shotgun sequence genome has a segment encoding these proteins:
- the PUS1 gene encoding pseudouridylate synthase 1 homolog isoform X1 — MLRLRWGLRVVSCGLSAPASTACGGPWRRLGSVLTMAEELRAAVASQMKRLNSSSEVVERLEGNGHQNKRLKRDADEDDAEDQNKKSPKRKIVLLMAYSGKGYHGMQRNVGSSQFKTIEDDLVSALVQSGCIPENHGEDMKKMSFQRCARTDKGVSAAGQIVSLKVRLIDDILEKINNHLPSHIRILGLKRVTGGFNSKNKCDARTYSYMLPTFAFAHKDHDVQEEVYRLDKETLEKVNKLLACYKGTHNFHNFTSQKGPRDPSAKRYIMEMYCGEPFVRENIEFAVIKVKGQSFMMHQIRKMIGLVIAIVKGYAAESIIERSWGEEKVDVPKAPGLGLVLERVHFEKYNRRFGNDGLHEPLEWTEEEEKIALFKEQYIYPTIINTEKEEKSMVNWLNTLSIHDFNSSVVGMQANNKNSKNSSDLEGSDGCDDDSD, encoded by the exons ATGCTGCGGCTGCGGTGGGGGCTGAGGGTTGTGAGCTGCGGCCTTTCCGCCCCGGCGAGCACGGCGTGCGGCGGGCCCTGGCGCCGGCTGGGCAGC GTTCTCACAATGGCCGAGGAGTTGAGAGCAGCGGTCGCCAGCCAGATGAAGAGgctgaacagcagcagtgagGTGGTTGAAAGGCTAGAAGGAAATGGACATCAAAATAAAAGGTTGAAGAGAGATGCGGATGAGGACGATGCAGAGGATCAGAATAAAAAGTCACCCAAAAGGAAGATTGTGTTGTTGATGGCATATTCAGGGAAAGGCTACCATGGGATGCAA AGAAACGTGGGATCTTCACAGTTCAAGACGATTGAAGATGACTTAGTATCTGCCCTTGTTCAGTCAGGCTGCATCCCAGAAAACCATGGGGAAGAtatgaagaaaatgtcttttcagcGGTGTGCTCGAACAGATAAG GGTGTGTCTGCAGCTGGACAGATTGTGTCGCTAAAAGTCAGGCTAATAGATGACATCTTAGAAAAGATCAATAACCATCTTCCTTCTCACATCAGAATTCTGG gtcTGAAGAGAGTCACTGGGGGATTCAACTCCAAGAACAAATGTGATGCCAGAACCTACTCTTACATGCTGCCGACATTTGCCTTTGCCCATAAAGATCATGATGTGCAAGAAGAGGTTTATCGACTGGACAAAGAGACCCTTGAAAAAGTCAATAAACTGCTTGCATGCTATAAAGGAACACACAACTTCCACAACTTCACATCTCAGAAGGGACCCAGGGACCCCAGTGCCAAGCGGTACATAATGGAGATGTACTGTGGAGAGCCATTTGTGAGGGAAAACATAGAATTTGCAGTGATCAAAGTGAAAGGTCAGAGTTTCATGATGCACCAAATAAGGAAGATGATTGGGCTGGTGATAGCTATTGTGAAAGGTTATGCTGCCGAGTCTATCATAGAgcgcagctggggagaggagaaagtaGATGTCCCCAAAGCTCCAGGACTTGGGCTGGTCTTGGAAAGAGTacactttgaaaaatacaacagaCGTTTTGGAAATGATGGGCTGCATGAGCCACTGGAGtggacagaggaggaggagaagattGCTCTTTTCAAAGAGCAGTATATCTATCCTACCATTATCAACAcggaaaaggaagagaaatccaTGGTGAACTGGCTAAACACCCTCTCCATTCATGACTTCAACTCTTCTGTTGTTGGGATGCAAGCTAACAACAAAAATTCAAAG
- the PUS1 gene encoding pseudouridylate synthase 1 homolog isoform X2 produces MAEELRAAVASQMKRLNSSSEVVERLEGNGHQNKRLKRDADEDDAEDQNKKSPKRKIVLLMAYSGKGYHGMQRNVGSSQFKTIEDDLVSALVQSGCIPENHGEDMKKMSFQRCARTDKGVSAAGQIVSLKVRLIDDILEKINNHLPSHIRILGLKRVTGGFNSKNKCDARTYSYMLPTFAFAHKDHDVQEEVYRLDKETLEKVNKLLACYKGTHNFHNFTSQKGPRDPSAKRYIMEMYCGEPFVRENIEFAVIKVKGQSFMMHQIRKMIGLVIAIVKGYAAESIIERSWGEEKVDVPKAPGLGLVLERVHFEKYNRRFGNDGLHEPLEWTEEEEKIALFKEQYIYPTIINTEKEEKSMVNWLNTLSIHDFNSSVVGMQANNKNSKNSSDLEGSDGCDDDSD; encoded by the exons ATGGCCGAGGAGTTGAGAGCAGCGGTCGCCAGCCAGATGAAGAGgctgaacagcagcagtgagGTGGTTGAAAGGCTAGAAGGAAATGGACATCAAAATAAAAGGTTGAAGAGAGATGCGGATGAGGACGATGCAGAGGATCAGAATAAAAAGTCACCCAAAAGGAAGATTGTGTTGTTGATGGCATATTCAGGGAAAGGCTACCATGGGATGCAA AGAAACGTGGGATCTTCACAGTTCAAGACGATTGAAGATGACTTAGTATCTGCCCTTGTTCAGTCAGGCTGCATCCCAGAAAACCATGGGGAAGAtatgaagaaaatgtcttttcagcGGTGTGCTCGAACAGATAAG GGTGTGTCTGCAGCTGGACAGATTGTGTCGCTAAAAGTCAGGCTAATAGATGACATCTTAGAAAAGATCAATAACCATCTTCCTTCTCACATCAGAATTCTGG gtcTGAAGAGAGTCACTGGGGGATTCAACTCCAAGAACAAATGTGATGCCAGAACCTACTCTTACATGCTGCCGACATTTGCCTTTGCCCATAAAGATCATGATGTGCAAGAAGAGGTTTATCGACTGGACAAAGAGACCCTTGAAAAAGTCAATAAACTGCTTGCATGCTATAAAGGAACACACAACTTCCACAACTTCACATCTCAGAAGGGACCCAGGGACCCCAGTGCCAAGCGGTACATAATGGAGATGTACTGTGGAGAGCCATTTGTGAGGGAAAACATAGAATTTGCAGTGATCAAAGTGAAAGGTCAGAGTTTCATGATGCACCAAATAAGGAAGATGATTGGGCTGGTGATAGCTATTGTGAAAGGTTATGCTGCCGAGTCTATCATAGAgcgcagctggggagaggagaaagtaGATGTCCCCAAAGCTCCAGGACTTGGGCTGGTCTTGGAAAGAGTacactttgaaaaatacaacagaCGTTTTGGAAATGATGGGCTGCATGAGCCACTGGAGtggacagaggaggaggagaagattGCTCTTTTCAAAGAGCAGTATATCTATCCTACCATTATCAACAcggaaaaggaagagaaatccaTGGTGAACTGGCTAAACACCCTCTCCATTCATGACTTCAACTCTTCTGTTGTTGGGATGCAAGCTAACAACAAAAATTCAAAG